From a single Nissabacter sp. SGAir0207 genomic region:
- the cysG gene encoding siroheme synthase CysG, producing MDYLPLFADLKQRPVLVVGGGEVASRKIDLLLRAGAEVRIVAHSLHPELQTRHEQQQVIWLATDFVPEQLDDVFFVIAATDDTVLNAEVFEQADRRRVLANVVDDQPKCSFIFPSIVDRSPLVVAISSSGKAPVLARLLREKLEALLPTSLGTMAEIAGNWRGRVKDRLRSMTERRRFWEKAFSGRFAALVESGQHAEAEQALDDALSQHQREGGQVTLVGAGPGDAGLLTLRGLQVMQQADVVLYDHLVSDEILDLVRRDADRICVGKRAGAHSVAQEETNRLLVELALKGKRVVRLKGGDPFIFGRGGEELQAAKAAGIPFQVVPGVTAAAGATAYAGIPLTHRDHAQSVLFITGHCRPDGDGIDWATLARARQTLAIYMGTVKAAEISAQLIAHGRAADTPVAVIGRGTRADQQVLTGTLAQLDTLAQQAPTPALLVIGEVVSLHSQLAWFGHQPQADGFQRPSVVNLA from the coding sequence GTGGACTATCTCCCCCTATTTGCTGACCTGAAACAGCGTCCGGTACTGGTCGTTGGCGGCGGCGAAGTTGCATCGCGCAAGATCGACCTCCTCCTGCGCGCCGGTGCGGAAGTACGGATAGTGGCGCACTCGCTCCATCCTGAACTCCAGACACGTCATGAACAACAGCAGGTTATCTGGCTGGCGACGGACTTTGTGCCCGAGCAGCTGGATGACGTCTTTTTTGTGATCGCCGCCACTGACGACACCGTGCTGAACGCCGAGGTGTTTGAACAGGCCGACCGCCGCCGGGTGCTGGCGAACGTGGTAGATGACCAGCCGAAGTGCTCCTTCATCTTTCCGTCGATTGTCGATCGCTCGCCCTTGGTGGTCGCCATCTCCTCCAGCGGCAAGGCACCAGTGCTGGCGCGTTTGCTGCGTGAGAAGCTGGAGGCGCTGCTGCCCACCAGCCTCGGCACGATGGCGGAGATCGCTGGCAACTGGCGCGGCCGCGTCAAGGATCGCCTGCGCTCGATGACCGAGCGTCGCCGCTTCTGGGAGAAGGCTTTCAGCGGGCGCTTTGCGGCGCTGGTGGAGAGCGGCCAACACGCGGAGGCGGAGCAGGCGCTGGACGACGCCCTGAGCCAGCACCAGCGTGAGGGCGGCCAGGTGACGCTGGTTGGTGCCGGGCCGGGCGACGCCGGGCTGCTGACGCTGCGCGGCCTACAGGTGATGCAACAGGCGGACGTGGTGCTCTATGACCACTTGGTCAGCGACGAAATTCTGGATCTGGTGCGCCGCGATGCCGACCGCATCTGCGTCGGCAAGCGCGCGGGCGCGCACTCGGTGGCGCAGGAGGAGACCAACCGCCTGCTGGTGGAGCTGGCGCTGAAGGGCAAGCGCGTGGTGCGGCTGAAGGGGGGCGATCCCTTTATCTTTGGCCGCGGCGGCGAGGAGTTGCAGGCCGCCAAGGCGGCGGGCATCCCGTTCCAGGTGGTGCCGGGCGTGACGGCGGCGGCAGGCGCGACCGCCTACGCTGGCATCCCGCTGACCCACCGCGACCATGCCCAGAGCGTGCTGTTTATCACCGGCCACTGCCGGCCGGATGGCGACGGCATCGACTGGGCAACGCTGGCGCGGGCGCGCCAGACGTTGGCCATCTACATGGGCACCGTCAAGGCCGCGGAGATCAGCGCACAGCTGATCGCCCACGGCCGGGCAGCCGACACGCCGGTGGCGGTGATTGGCCGTGGCACCCGCGCTGACCAGCAGGTGCTGACCGGCACGCTGGCGCAACTCGACACTCTGGCCCAACAGGCGCCGACCCCGGCGCTGCTGGTGATAGGCGAAGTGGTCTCGCTCCATTCGCAACTTGCCTGGTTTGGGCATCAACCGCAGGCTGACGGCTTCCAACGCCCGTCAGTCGTGAATTTGGCTTAA
- a CDS encoding GNAT family N-acetyltransferase, protein MIKPLRPASPLTVPDRTLHFSRQPAPEGITVRGVRNLQEFYSGMRLLHQQYRRLGIITPQPGEMIFSPALFQHGSRLFIATRGNAVVGTIAYLRHGTLGIPAMSLYGEEIQPWLARGPVGEIGALCIEPSCRNQGVLRLLYAYAILYACVAERTETLFIQVDRRKAAFYQKMFFFQPASEGKRHPAYGNLESMLMRGEIRPLLRQLRHSLLPAQRLSIRQLLGHLHILPLYQQLRYRMQHSRPFLWQADSVRDYCRQCHVSGQRISPALRRLLWQEWGWVPGP, encoded by the coding sequence GTGATCAAACCCCTTCGCCCAGCGTCGCCGCTTACTGTGCCAGACCGCACGCTCCACTTCAGCCGCCAGCCGGCGCCTGAGGGCATTACCGTGCGCGGTGTCAGGAACCTCCAGGAGTTTTACAGCGGGATGCGCCTGCTGCACCAACAGTACCGGCGGCTGGGCATCATCACGCCGCAACCGGGTGAGATGATCTTCTCGCCCGCCCTGTTCCAGCACGGCAGTCGGCTGTTCATCGCCACCCGTGGCAATGCGGTGGTGGGCACCATCGCCTACTTGCGCCACGGGACGCTGGGCATCCCGGCGATGTCGCTGTATGGCGAGGAGATCCAGCCCTGGCTGGCGCGCGGCCCCGTCGGGGAGATTGGCGCGCTCTGCATTGAGCCATCGTGCCGCAATCAGGGCGTGCTGCGGCTGCTCTATGCCTACGCCATTCTCTACGCCTGCGTTGCCGAACGCACCGAAACGCTGTTTATCCAGGTAGACCGGCGCAAGGCGGCGTTCTACCAGAAGATGTTCTTCTTCCAGCCAGCCAGCGAGGGCAAACGCCACCCGGCCTACGGCAACCTGGAGTCGATGCTGATGCGCGGTGAGATCCGGCCATTGCTGCGGCAGTTGCGCCATAGCCTGCTGCCAGCGCAGCGGCTGAGTATCCGGCAGCTGTTGGGCCACCTGCATATCCTCCCGCTCTACCAGCAGTTGCGCTACCGGATGCAGCACAGCCGCCCCTTCCTGTGGCAGGCCGACAGCGTGCGCGACTACTGCCGCCAGTGCCACGTCAGCGGGCAGCGCATCAGCCCGGCACTGCGCCGTTTGCTATGGCAGGAGTGGGGCTGGGTGCCGGGGCCGTAG
- a CDS encoding phosphoadenylyl-sulfate reductase, protein MSQFNLAELNALPKSGQALALAEINGELEALTAEQRVAWALEHLPGEFVLSSSFGIQAAVCLHLVTRQRPDIPVILTDTGYLFPETYQFIDTLTEQLNLNLKVFRAEQSPAWQEARYGKLWEQGVEGIERYNQINKVEPMNRAMATLNAGTWFAGLRREQSGSRAHLPVLAVQRGVFKVLPIIDWDNRQIYQYLKQHGLGYHPLWDQGYLSVGDTHTTKKWEPGMKEEETRFFGLKRECGLHE, encoded by the coding sequence GATCAACGGCGAGCTGGAGGCCCTGACGGCCGAGCAGCGCGTGGCGTGGGCGCTGGAGCACCTGCCGGGCGAGTTCGTGCTGTCGTCCAGCTTTGGCATTCAGGCCGCAGTCTGCCTGCATCTGGTGACGCGCCAGCGCCCGGATATTCCGGTGATCCTGACCGACACCGGCTACCTGTTCCCGGAGACCTACCAGTTCATTGACACGCTCACCGAGCAGCTCAACTTGAACCTGAAGGTGTTCCGCGCCGAGCAGTCGCCAGCCTGGCAGGAGGCGCGCTACGGCAAGCTGTGGGAGCAGGGCGTGGAGGGGATCGAGCGCTACAACCAGATCAACAAGGTCGAGCCGATGAACCGGGCGATGGCCACGCTGAATGCTGGCACCTGGTTCGCGGGCCTGCGCCGCGAGCAGTCCGGCAGCCGCGCCCATCTGCCGGTGCTGGCCGTGCAGCGCGGCGTGTTCAAGGTACTGCCGATCATTGACTGGGACAACCGCCAGATCTACCAGTACCTGAAGCAGCACGGGCTGGGCTACCACCCGCTGTGGGATCAGGGCTACCTCTCCGTTGGCGATACCCACACCACCAAAAAGTGGGAACCGGGCATGAAAGAGGAAGAGACGCGCTTCTTCGGCCTGAAACGTGAGTGTGGCCTACACGAATAA